A genomic region of Solanum dulcamara chromosome 2, daSolDulc1.2, whole genome shotgun sequence contains the following coding sequences:
- the LOC129872614 gene encoding MADS-box transcription factor PHERES 2-like codes for MERNKVNFTLIEDESKIKVSYQKRQKGLFKKCKEIKTLSDVEVAAVVYGPYRNEPYIFQNNDAACNTFIKFKELPTLEKSKNMVTTEEFTEQRIKNLEEQLQKIRKENRVKKMTNEMYEVLSRKKVFAEIHPYHQNDLSHVIKKNLKEVRELMRKNVDGEGSTSNVPQSIVESMVTDRTNSRGPRDPSPLLFSQMFPLVVPQLFSPISHQMTIGENPGMAPLMPSTIVDSPMPSPTMAPLMYSPVFPPMTRKMEPSTDIPPIGVATSMNNPSEDIPLIGVSTSINNNLNKSDALSPSPTLSGLLNWNDDVMTLLDDPFS; via the coding sequence ATGGAAAGAAACAAAGTTAACTTCACTTTGATTGAAGATGAGAGTAAAATAAAAGTCTCATATCAGAAAAGACAAAAAGGTCTCTTCAAAAAGTGTAAAGAAATCAAAACACTTAGTGATGTTGAAGTGGCTGCTGTTGTTTATGGTCCTTACAGAAATGAACCatacatatttcaaaataatgatGCTGCATGCAACACTTTTATAAAGTTTAAGGAGTTGCCGACGTTGGAGAAATCCAAAAATATGGTGACAACAGAAGAATTCACCGAGCAAAGGATCAAAAATTTGGAGGAACAACTAcaaaaaataaggaaggaaaatAGAGTCAAGAAAATGACAAATGAGATGTATGAGGTGTTAAGTAGAAAAAAAGTCTTTGCTGAAATACACCCTTACCATCAGAACGACCTGAGTCACGTGatcaagaaaaatctcaaagagGTACGTGAATTAATGAGAAAAAATGTTGATGGAGAGGGTTCTACATCGAATGTCCCTCAATCCATTGTTGAATCAATGGTAACTGATAGGACCAACTCTCGAGGGCCAAGGGATCCTTCTCCTCTATTGTTTTCACAAATGTTTCCTCTAGTGGTTCCACAATTATTTTCTCCAATATCTCACCAAATGACTATTGGAGAAAATCCTGGAATGGCCCCTCTAATGCCGTCAACAATAGTGGATTCTCCAATGCCTTCACCAACGATGGCTCCTCTAATGTATTCTCCAGTGTTTCCTCCAATGACACGAAAAATGGAACCTTCAACGGATATCCCTCCAATTGGTGTAGCAACATCAATGAATAATCCTTCAGAGGATATCCCTCTAATTGGTGTATCAACGTCAATAAATAACAATCTGAATAAATCTGACGCCTTATCACCTAGTCCTACATTATCTGGGTTACTAAATTGGAATGATGACGTAATGACTTTATTGGATGACCCATTCTCTTAA